One window from the genome of Paramisgurnus dabryanus chromosome 22, PD_genome_1.1, whole genome shotgun sequence encodes:
- the h2bk1 gene encoding histone H2B type 2-K1 → MSSDGNKKKGKVPGDKKTKRKAKRRETYAVYIYKVLKQVHPDTGISSRAMSIMNSFVNDVFERIATEASRLAQYNKRSTITSREVQTAVRLLLPGELAKHAVSEGTKAVTKYTSSK, encoded by the exons ATGTCCAGTGATGGAAACAAAAAGAAAGGAAAAGTACCCGGTGATAAGAAGACTAAAAGGAAAGCGAAGAGGAGGGAGACCTATGCAGTATACATCTACAAAGTTTTGAAGCAA GTTCATCCAGACACCGGCATCTCCAGCAGGGCAATGAGCATCATGAATTCATTTGTCAATGATGTGTTTGAGAGAATCGCTACAGAGGCTTCGAGGTTGGCGCAGTATAACAAGCGCTCGACCATCACGAGCCGAGAGGTGCAGACCGCAGTCAGACTCCTCCTGCCCGGAGAACTCGCCAAACACGCCGTGTCAGAGGGGACCAAAGCTGTCACCAAATACACCAGCTCAAAATGA